One Panicum virgatum strain AP13 chromosome 9K, P.virgatum_v5, whole genome shotgun sequence genomic region harbors:
- the LOC120652884 gene encoding flagellar attachment zone protein 1-like isoform X2, translating to MEAHHASRGRRTLEEIRQKRAAERMQHAPPTAASHVDPYGNQRAGAELLARVQELENGNVELERENKMLLSKIAENEVEKDALVNRLNDLERNIVPSLRKTLNDISLEKDAAVVAKEDALAQLRSMKKRLKEAEEEQYRAEEDSASLRAQLSTLQQQVMGNSYSGFPMGTSSDESHAMEKEIQDLQAQLKQESLLRQQELQKLAEESQLRQREQEKLAEEQSRIASLEAEKQQLEDQIAVLTKKATEDASEFAARKAFSMQDREKLENQLHDMALMVERLEGSRQKLLMEIDSQSSEIEKLFEENSALSTSYQEAIAITVQWENQVRDCLKQNEELRSHLEKLRLEQASLLKVSNINTQSDNSISNSSELVTENLSLKDQLIKEQSRSEGLSAEIMKLSAELRKAVQAQNNLTRLPVLRDIESNLMKMKQETYATIQ from the exons ATGGAAGCCCACCACGCATCGCGGGGCCGCCGCACC CTGGAGGAGATCCGGCAGAAGAGAGCCGCCGAGAGGATGCAACACGCCCCGCCGACCGCGGCGTCTCACGTGGACCCTTACG GGAATCAAAGAGCTGGAGCTGAG CTTCTTGCTCGAGTTCAAGAACTTGAAAATGGAAACGTGGAATTGGAGAGGGAAAACAAAATGCTCTTGTCCAAG ATTGCTGAGAATGAAGTTGAGAAGGATGCCCTTGTAAACCGTTTGAATGATCTT GAGCGGAACATAGTGCCCTCTTTGAGAAAAACTTTGAATGACATTTCTTTGGAGAAAGATGCTGCGGTAGTTGCTAAG GAGGATGCTCTAGCTCAACTCAGGAGCATGAAGAAACGGCTGAAGGAAGCAGAAGAGGAGCAGTATAGG GCAGAAGAAGACTCGGCCTCCTTGAGAGCACAGCTAAGTACCCTGCAGCAGCAAGTGATGGGCAACTCTTATAGTGGATTTCCAATGGGAACATCGAGTGATGAATCTCATGCCATGGAAAAGGAGATACAAGATTTACAGGCACAGCTAAAG CAAGAGTCATTGCTAAGGCAGCAGGAGCTGCAAAAATTAGCTGAAGAGTCCCAGCTGAGGCAACGAGAGCAAGAAAAACTGGCCGAAGAGCAATCCCGCATTGCTTCTCTGGAGGCTGAAAAGCAACAGTTGGAAGACCAAATTGCTGTTTTGACAAAGAAAGCTACAG AGGACGCCTCTGAGTTTGCTGCGCGCAAGGCATTTTCAATG CAAGATAGGGAAAAACTTGAAAACCAGTTGCATGATATGGCTTTGATGGTTGAGAGGCTAGAGGGAAGTCGTCAAAAACTGTTAATGGAG ATTGATTCTCAATCATCAGAAATAGAAAAACTGTTTGAGGAGAACTCAGCCTTGTCTACTTCTTATCAAGAAGCTATAGCTATTACAGTGCAATGGGAAAACCAG GTTAGAGATTGTTTGAAGCAAAATGAAGAGCTTCGTTCTCACTTGGAAAAACTAAGACTTGAACAAGCTAGCCTGTTGAAAGTAAGCAATATCAATACCCAATCAGACAACAGCATCTCAAACTCATCAGAATTGGTCACTGAGAATCTTTCTCTAAAG GATCAGCTTATTAAAGAACAGAGCAGATCTGAGGGGTTGTCGGCAGAGATAATGAAACTTTCAGCTGAGCTTAGAAAAGCAGTCCAAGCACAGAATAACCTCACAAGACT ACCTGTATTAAGAGACATAGAGAGCAATCTAATGAAAATGAAGCAAGAAACATATGCAACGATCCAGTAA
- the LOC120652884 gene encoding flagellar attachment zone protein 1-like isoform X1 translates to MEAHHASRGRRTLEEIRQKRAAERMQHAPPTAASHVDPYGNQRAGAELLARVQELENGNVELERENKMLLSKIAENEVEKDALVNRLNDLERNIVPSLRKTLNDISLEKDAAVVAKEDALAQLRSMKKRLKEAEEEQYRAEEDSASLRAQLSTLQQQVMGNSYSGFPMGTSSDESHAMEKEIQDLQAQLKQESLLRQQELQKLAEESQLRQREQEKLAEEQSRIASLEAEKQQLEDQIAVLTKKATEDASEFAARKAFSMQDREKLENQLHDMALMVERLEGSRQKLLMEIDSQSSEIEKLFEENSALSTSYQEAIAITVQWENQVRDCLKQNEELRSHLEKLRLEQASLLKVSNINTQSDNSISNSSELVTENLSLKDQLIKEQSRSEGLSAEIMKLSAELRKAVQAQNNLTRLYRPVLRDIESNLMKMKQETYATIQ, encoded by the exons ATGGAAGCCCACCACGCATCGCGGGGCCGCCGCACC CTGGAGGAGATCCGGCAGAAGAGAGCCGCCGAGAGGATGCAACACGCCCCGCCGACCGCGGCGTCTCACGTGGACCCTTACG GGAATCAAAGAGCTGGAGCTGAG CTTCTTGCTCGAGTTCAAGAACTTGAAAATGGAAACGTGGAATTGGAGAGGGAAAACAAAATGCTCTTGTCCAAG ATTGCTGAGAATGAAGTTGAGAAGGATGCCCTTGTAAACCGTTTGAATGATCTT GAGCGGAACATAGTGCCCTCTTTGAGAAAAACTTTGAATGACATTTCTTTGGAGAAAGATGCTGCGGTAGTTGCTAAG GAGGATGCTCTAGCTCAACTCAGGAGCATGAAGAAACGGCTGAAGGAAGCAGAAGAGGAGCAGTATAGG GCAGAAGAAGACTCGGCCTCCTTGAGAGCACAGCTAAGTACCCTGCAGCAGCAAGTGATGGGCAACTCTTATAGTGGATTTCCAATGGGAACATCGAGTGATGAATCTCATGCCATGGAAAAGGAGATACAAGATTTACAGGCACAGCTAAAG CAAGAGTCATTGCTAAGGCAGCAGGAGCTGCAAAAATTAGCTGAAGAGTCCCAGCTGAGGCAACGAGAGCAAGAAAAACTGGCCGAAGAGCAATCCCGCATTGCTTCTCTGGAGGCTGAAAAGCAACAGTTGGAAGACCAAATTGCTGTTTTGACAAAGAAAGCTACAG AGGACGCCTCTGAGTTTGCTGCGCGCAAGGCATTTTCAATG CAAGATAGGGAAAAACTTGAAAACCAGTTGCATGATATGGCTTTGATGGTTGAGAGGCTAGAGGGAAGTCGTCAAAAACTGTTAATGGAG ATTGATTCTCAATCATCAGAAATAGAAAAACTGTTTGAGGAGAACTCAGCCTTGTCTACTTCTTATCAAGAAGCTATAGCTATTACAGTGCAATGGGAAAACCAG GTTAGAGATTGTTTGAAGCAAAATGAAGAGCTTCGTTCTCACTTGGAAAAACTAAGACTTGAACAAGCTAGCCTGTTGAAAGTAAGCAATATCAATACCCAATCAGACAACAGCATCTCAAACTCATCAGAATTGGTCACTGAGAATCTTTCTCTAAAG GATCAGCTTATTAAAGAACAGAGCAGATCTGAGGGGTTGTCGGCAGAGATAATGAAACTTTCAGCTGAGCTTAGAAAAGCAGTCCAAGCACAGAATAACCTCACAAGACT ATACAGACCTGTATTAAGAGACATAGAGAGCAATCTAATGAAAATGAAGCAAGAAACATATGCAACGATCCAGTAA